The DNA segment AGTCTGTATGCGCTGATTATGCTGGTGATACTGTGGCTGTTTTTGCCACAACGAAAAAAGGTTGAACATCACTTATAGGCCGGTTCAGCGAAAAGGCCCGGTGGCGCTTACGCTTACCGGGCCTACAGGAATCAGTCGCGACGATCGTCTTTGTGTTCGATACGGTCACGTTCTTCATCTTTGCGCTGGAACTCGCCGTCAAAGGTGTCGCCACCGCCGGTTCCGGCGCTAAAGCCGCCACCCGGCATCCGGGAAAAGCGCAAATGCGGCAGCAGCTTCATCGTCAGATGCTTCTGCACAGGGGGTAATAAAAGAAGAAGACCAAGGAAATCGGTGAAAAAGCCTGGCAACAACAGCAACAGACCCGCGATGATCAGCGAAACACTCTTAATCATCTCTTCAGCCGGGCTCTCTCCTGCCGCCATTTTCTGCTGCATCAGCAAAAAGTTCTTAAATCCCTGGTTGCGAACCAGCGACATCCCGATGACCGAGGTGAAGATCACCAGAATGAGCGTCATCAGTACACCCATCACATGGGCGACCTGAATGAAGATAGAAATCTCAATATAAACATAGAGAAAGACTGCAAGTAACGGTATCCAGCGCAAAAGGATTCTCCTCAAACGACCGCCGTGGTGCGCACGTCGGTCCGAAAATAGTTGCGATTCGCATTAGTCGGATATAGGGGTGGTTCGCAAAATTTCAAGCTGTTTGTACACTTATTTTTAGAGTTAATCCTAAAGCGGTGACCTATTTCACAAAATAATAATTAAGGAGTAATTTACCACACTTAAAGTGATCCAGATTACGGCACAATTTCTGGAGCAGAATATGATCTCGTTGACCAGACCGATGTAGGGGATAATCGTCGGTCAAGAAACAATCGAAACCACATATATTCTGTGTGTTTAGTGCATTCATTGGCAGCTTTAAATAAAGAAGGTTCACATGTTAAACAACATTCGTATCGAAGAAGATCTGTTGGGTACCAGGGAAGTTCCAGCCGAAGCCTACTATGGTGTTCACACTCTGAGAGCGATTGAAAACTTCTACATCAGCAACAACAAAATCAGTGACATCCCTGAATTTGTGCGCGGCATGGTAATGGTTAAGAAGGCCGCTGCTCTGGCAAACAAAGAGTTGCAGACCATCCCTAAAAGTGTAGCGAATGCTATCATTGCCGCATGTGATGAAGTCCTGAATAACGGCAAATGCATGGACCAGTTCCCGGTAGACGTTTACCAGGGTGGTGCAGGCACCTCCGTCAACATGAATACCAACGAAGTGCTGGCCAATATCGGGCTGGAACTGATGGGTCACCAGAAAGGTGAATATCAGTACCTGAACCCGAACGACCACGTGAACAAATGTCAGTCTACTAACGACGCCTACCCAACCGGTTTCCGCATCGCCGTTTACGCTTCTATCGTTAAACTGGTCGACGCAATCAACCAACTGCGTGAAGGTTTTGAGCGTAAAGCTGTTGAGTTCCAGGACATTCTGAAAATGGGTCGTACCCAGTTGCAGGATGCGGTTCCGATGACCCTGGGTCAGGAATTCCGTGCTTTCAGCGTACTGCTGAAAGAAGAAGTGAAAAACATCGAACGTACCGCTGAACTGCTGCTGGAAGTTAACCTCGGCGCAACAGCTATCGGTACCGGTCTGAACACACCGAAAGAATACTCTCCGCTGGCCGTACAGAAACTGGCGGAAGTGACGGGCTTTGCCTGCGTTCCGGCTGAAGACTTAATCGAAGCGACCTCTGACTGCGGCGCTTACGTGATGGTACACGGCGCGCTGAAACGCCTGGCTGTGAAGATGTCCAAAATCTGTAACGACCTGCGCTTGCTCTCCTCTGGCCCACGTGCCGGCCTGAATGAGATCAACCTGCCGGAACTGCAGGCGGGCTCTTCTATCATGCCAGCAAAAGTGAACCCGGTCGTACCGGAAGTCGTCAACCAGGTGTGCTTCAAAGTCATCGGTAACGACATCACCGTCACCATGGCATCTGAAGCGGGTCAGCTGCAGCTGAACGTGATGGAGCCCGTGATTGGTCAGGCGATGTTTGAGTCCATTCACATCCTCAGCAACGCCTGCTACAACCTGCTGGAGAAATGTGTTAACGGTATTACCGCTAACAAAGAAGTGTGCGAAGGGTATGTCTACAACTCTATTGGTATCGTCACTTACCTCAACCCGTTCATCGGCCACCACAACGGCGACATCGTTGGTAAGATTTGCGCCGAGACCGGTAAGAGCGTACGTGAAGTGGTGCTGGAGCGCGGTCTGTTGACTGAAGCTGAGCTGGACGATATTTTCTCCGCACAGAACCTGATGCACCCGGCTTACAAAGCAAAACGCTATACTGATGAAAACGAACAGTAATCGTACAGGGTAGTACCAAGGAGGGCACGTCAGATGACGTGCCCTTTTTCTTATTAGAAGTTACTAAATAACAACAATTTAATATCAACTTGTTAAACAACAAGGAAGGCTAATATGATAGTTGTCGAACTTATCATTGTTTTGCTGGCAATC comes from the Citrobacter amalonaticus genome and includes:
- a CDS encoding FxsA family protein; the encoded protein is MRWIPLLAVFLYVYIEISIFIQVAHVMGVLMTLILVIFTSVIGMSLVRNQGFKNFLLMQQKMAAGESPAEEMIKSVSLIIAGLLLLLPGFFTDFLGLLLLLPPVQKHLTMKLLPHLRFSRMPGGGFSAGTGGGDTFDGEFQRKDEERDRIEHKDDRRD
- the aspA gene encoding aspartate ammonia-lyase, which gives rise to MLNNIRIEEDLLGTREVPAEAYYGVHTLRAIENFYISNNKISDIPEFVRGMVMVKKAAALANKELQTIPKSVANAIIAACDEVLNNGKCMDQFPVDVYQGGAGTSVNMNTNEVLANIGLELMGHQKGEYQYLNPNDHVNKCQSTNDAYPTGFRIAVYASIVKLVDAINQLREGFERKAVEFQDILKMGRTQLQDAVPMTLGQEFRAFSVLLKEEVKNIERTAELLLEVNLGATAIGTGLNTPKEYSPLAVQKLAEVTGFACVPAEDLIEATSDCGAYVMVHGALKRLAVKMSKICNDLRLLSSGPRAGLNEINLPELQAGSSIMPAKVNPVVPEVVNQVCFKVIGNDITVTMASEAGQLQLNVMEPVIGQAMFESIHILSNACYNLLEKCVNGITANKEVCEGYVYNSIGIVTYLNPFIGHHNGDIVGKICAETGKSVREVVLERGLLTEAELDDIFSAQNLMHPAYKAKRYTDENEQ